The Thalassotalea sp. HSM 43 genome window below encodes:
- a CDS encoding TRAP transporter small permease subunit produces MKLDAVRRFVSLADVFTEYTGKLIAWLTVVVVVLTFAIVLLRYGFNLGWIAMQEMVLYAHGAVFMLGAAFTLKHDAHVRVDIFYQQFSIKQKAWVNLLGTVFLLLPVCLFVFYVSIDYVLLSWQLLESSKEPGGLPAVYLNKTLIWLLVLTLTLQGLAEIGRNWLIICDQNANGADHQGDADRHNNSAANKELL; encoded by the coding sequence ATGAAGTTAGATGCAGTTCGGCGGTTTGTTTCTCTCGCCGATGTCTTCACGGAATACACTGGTAAGTTAATCGCGTGGTTAACTGTCGTGGTTGTGGTACTAACATTTGCGATTGTGTTGTTGCGCTATGGTTTCAATCTTGGCTGGATAGCCATGCAAGAAATGGTGCTCTACGCCCATGGTGCGGTATTTATGCTCGGCGCCGCGTTTACCCTAAAACATGATGCCCATGTGCGGGTCGATATTTTCTATCAACAATTCTCTATTAAACAAAAAGCCTGGGTAAATTTACTCGGTACGGTATTTTTGTTGTTACCGGTTTGCCTGTTTGTATTCTACGTTAGTATCGATTACGTCTTGTTGTCTTGGCAGCTATTAGAGAGCTCGAAAGAGCCAGGTGGTTTGCCGGCGGTGTATCTCAATAAAACCCTTATTTGGTTATTAGTGCTCACCTTGACGCTGCAAGGATTGGCCGAAATAGGTCGAAATTGGTTGATTATATGCGACCAAAACGCAAATGGTGCAGATCATCAGGGTGATGCTGACCGCCACAATAACAGCGCAGCCAACAAGGAGCTATTGTAA
- a CDS encoding alpha-ketoglutarate-dependent dioxygenase AlkB family protein has translation MSVLSQTYDKLTIDTPEKLNAISPDVSDCLRLLDGQLLYFPNFFATNAESIYQLLQQQLAWQEWQIKMFGKMVTIPRLQAWYGDADARYKYSGVIMQPHPWHWSLVGIKEQCQQVAKCRFNSVLANWYRHQQDSMGWHSDNEKELGDKPVIASLSFGHPRRFCLRNKSSGEKLQIALKSGSLLLMRGNVQNEWQHAVPKSTKAMAGRINLTYRMIKQPADE, from the coding sequence CCTGATGTGTCCGATTGTTTGCGCTTATTGGATGGCCAGTTGCTTTATTTCCCCAATTTTTTCGCCACCAATGCCGAGTCTATCTATCAGTTGTTGCAACAACAGTTGGCTTGGCAAGAGTGGCAAATCAAGATGTTTGGTAAGATGGTCACCATTCCTAGGTTGCAAGCTTGGTATGGTGACGCCGATGCGCGATATAAATATTCTGGGGTGATAATGCAACCGCATCCATGGCATTGGAGTTTGGTGGGAATAAAAGAACAATGCCAGCAAGTGGCAAAATGTCGCTTTAATTCGGTGTTGGCCAATTGGTATCGTCATCAGCAAGATTCGATGGGCTGGCATAGTGATAATGAAAAAGAACTGGGTGACAAACCGGTTATTGCCTCTTTGTCGTTTGGTCATCCACGTCGCTTTTGTTTACGCAACAAAAGCAGTGGTGAAAAGCTGCAAATAGCTTTAAAATCAGGAAGTCTGTTATTGATGCGCGGTAATGTGCAAAACGAATGGCAACACGCTGTGCCAAAATCAACTAAAGCCATGGCTGGGCGCATCAATTTAACGTACCGCATGATTAAACAACCCGCTGACGAATAA
- a CDS encoding BolA family protein, with protein MTVQAIIEKKLNEYFQPHHLQVINESYMHNVAEGSESHFKVVVVSDKFDGQRLLARHRQVNSVLSDELENAIHALAMHTYTLEQWQQMNAQAVPNSPDCLGGSKR; from the coding sequence ATGACTGTGCAAGCCATTATCGAGAAAAAACTAAACGAATATTTTCAGCCTCACCATCTGCAAGTGATCAATGAAAGCTATATGCACAACGTCGCAGAAGGCAGCGAGTCGCATTTTAAGGTGGTTGTTGTTTCCGATAAATTTGATGGTCAGCGATTGCTTGCCCGTCACCGTCAGGTCAACAGTGTGTTAAGTGATGAATTAGAAAATGCCATTCACGCGCTGGCGATGCACACCTATACACTCGAGCAGTGGCAGCAAATGAATGCGCAAGCCGTGCCTAACTCACCTGATTGTTTGGGTGGCAGCAAACGCTAA